The sequence below is a genomic window from Calypte anna isolate BGI_N300 chromosome 4A, bCalAnn1_v1.p, whole genome shotgun sequence.
AACCATTTTTGTCTGATCTATCTTCATATTACCTCCTTGATTTACATCCCTATCCCTGACCAGGTTTCTGCAAAGGAAATTAAGAAGGAGCTGGGAGCCTCTCTGAGCAATGGAAGCCAATAAACCCAGCTGGATCTGGGCCTGCAACTGAACACACATCCCAAAGCCCCATCAATCACCAGGTTCTGAacatcccatttttttttactgtggcCTCAATGATACAGctgtcccccccccagccaTGAGGGTCCCCCCATACCTTCCCCTTGCTCCTGCAGATGCTGAACAGGCTGTTACCAGCACTCACGGGGAGGTTGATCAGGGCTGACACATTCAAGATGCTCCTGTCTCTAAAGTACCACCCAGGCTGTCTGTCCACCGGAGACCTGTGTGCAGAATATACCATCTGACTGTAAAAACTGCATGCCATGGCTTCAGAGGTAGCCTCATCTCACCTCCTGTCCCTGGCTGCCTGGACAGGATGCTAATTTTGGCTCTTCTGGATCAAAGCATGCATTAGTCATCAggtcatttattttattatgatttTTCATCTTAATCCTGACAATACTCCAACTCCAGGAAAAAGATCAAATGGCAACAGAAGGGAACAGAGTCTGAGGCGgaattatttcttatttgaaTATGGGTAAAAGTATCtcacatttttaattccttaaagaaaaaattgctgttCATAACGGTTTTACAGTTGTAGGGGTACAACCGCCTCAAGGAATGACAGTCAGCAATCAATTTACCAAATTATTCTTCAATTAGATCCCCTGATTTTATTGCCTGTCATGGACCAGAAGCCTTTTTGTAATGGGATGGTTGGCAAAGATCTccatctcatttttaaaaggcagatcACGCAGCCTTAAACACTTTGTTCTAATTATGAATTATTGGAACATTGAGACCTGAGTTGTGATGCACTTACTTGTTGATTAATGGTCTTCAgacatcttaaaaataaatacgGAGGAACACCAAGTATAATGGGAGGGTTTTATTAAAATGATTTCTGCCCTTGACTCCTAACCCAGAGCTTCAGTGACAGGATCTACCCTCTGCCTCTCGGAGGGACTGAGCAGATAGCAGGGACACAAAGGAGTCGGTGAAGCTGAGTAATGAGGCTTTTGCTGTTTCCCTTCCAAACCACTCCAATTTAATGAAATCATAGAGCCTGGGAGTTGCAGACCACTGCTCCCAACGGAGGCATAAATATGGAGTAGAGCTTGACTGAAACAGGGATAATTTGGAAGAGGaatcagagggaaaaggggagagggctCCCATGAACAGAGAAATCAcgaaggcagcagcagggaagaggagaggcagaCACAGTGCAAGGAGGAGCAGAGTGCCTGGGTGCCTTTGCCACTGGGGccaagaggaaagggagagctgATTCAGTGGGATCCTCTCTTTGGAGCAGACAACAGGGGTGCAGTGATCACCACCACcgaggaggggaggaagagacGAATCTAATTTTTCCCACCCTGAAATTCAAACCCTTGGGGTGGTTGAGGCTGCTGGCCATGGGGTAAAAGATGCTGATTATTCTGGAAATTTACCATGCAGGATTGAGCCACAGTGCCATGTTAAGGACAGTACAGAGGGGagttcaagaaaaagaaagcctgGGTTGAAGCATGGCAGGGCTGCAATGGGGCCAGGCTGAAGAGTATCAGAGAAGGCTGAGGCAGGGAAGGCAGATCTGTCCCAGCCCTTCTGCTccacaggcagctgcaggagcagtgaACTAATGGGAAACCCACAGCTCTTGTGTGTTCTCCACCTGCATGGTCCAACTGCACTCTGTGTGAAACACAAGCAGTTTGGGGCAGGAGCAACATAGATCGATCAGCACATCCTCACCAAGGCAGCCCCTCCATGCCTGGCTGGGTAGGTCTCTTACGAACAATTTCATGGCTCAGGTCTCAATGcataatcttatttttaaaaatgtattttcttgcCTAGTTAGTGAGCCAGCTCccaaaaaattgaaaaaagaaaaaaagaaaaaagaaaaaaaaagctatgaatGGTAAGATCTTGTAGTAAGTGGCTCAGAGAAGGTTGGGTATAGGATATAGGCTGGGAGAGACAAAAGTCCAAAGTCTGTGCTATGCAGCTGCTCTTGAGAGAGACAGCAAGAGCCAGGGACCAGAGAGGAACCTCTTTCAGCAAATGCATCCTTCCCAGGAAAAACAACCATGGGTAACAAGCAAAACCACCAATATCTCACACATAGCACAATTATCTTCCAATTCCTATTCAGTGAagtcttaaaattttatttttgtttctactCATAACCTAGATGCATAGCAAGAAAAGTATAAAGCAAAGAGATTATATGTCCCATTAAAACCAGAAACCACACCTGCTAGGTCTTGTCTGAACATTACTTTCACAGCCGGTATTTCATCCCAGCCTTTTCAGTAGCACCATGGCTTAAAGGCAGTGACCTAAAGCTTTCCCCCTCCAGGACCACCCTCCGGGGCCTCTCTTCCTCTGCAAACACCCGGCGGAGCTCCGCGGATCAGCCGGCACGGCCCCGGGAGGCAAGGCGGGGCTGATGCGGGGCTGACGCCGTCCCGCAGCATCTCCCCCGCTGCCCCGGGCACAGCACGCAACGAGCTGGGGCGGGAGGAGCGGGGAGTGACAGGGAGACTGAGCTGAAATGGGAAGCCTGAAAAAAGAGGTGCCTGCCCCTTGCTTTCTCACCCCATCACCTTCCCTTCACGCAGTGCTCATGAACTGGAGCACAAGGCAGTCAGGATTCAGGCTTCCAAGTCCAAGCCTGTGATTTACCCGGGGTTTGCAAACCAACCCTTCCTGCCCGTGGCACCCACAGAATCTCCTCTTGTTGCCCCAAGTTCAGCACAGCACACGACCCCCACAGCAATGTCCCTTGGAGGACACTGAAGGGACCTCATTACATATATGCTATGGTTGCAATTTTGTCGTAATCCTGGGCTGTGCCAGATGCTTTTAGTCTCTGGCAGGAGAGGCAAGTGATTGAAACAACATCTCCACACAACGTGCTGGAGCAAGGTCACTGCTCATTTCTTCCAGCACTGTCAATATTACATACCAGCCTACCctctatttttctcctttgtttccaGTTAAATAAAGGGAAGGCACAGAAATGCATGTAATACAAGAGCAAACAAAGTCCCTAGTGATTGAAGGACAGCTTCtcttcagccttgagaagagaaggcttagggtAGACCTTGTTCCAATGTACTAATACTTAAAAGGTGGCTACaaaaaagatggagactccctgtttacaaggagtcacatggacaagacaaggggcaatgggcacgAGTTGCTCCTAAGGGGATTCCAATTGCACACAAGAGGtcaatttttcactctgaggacagtcagacactggaatggtctcccagaggAAGTGGTGGATTTCCCCACTTAgtaaagttttaagtctcagctcaacaaggtgctgagacatctcatataaactaTAGTATTACCTAGAAGGGTTGGACAAGAAGgttgtcccttccaacctgacattctatggttctgtgcTACTCCAGACCTGTTTATATATCAAGGTGCTCTCCTATGGAGACCAGACACGGCCTAAAAATAATGTAACAAAAGTTACAAATGAcaacaaaaccattttcaaTTAGTTCTTTCCCTCACCCTTCTTACTCTAGCTATCTCTTATCCTCTCTTATCCTCTcacccattttttccccagaactAACGAGGAATAATTAGAGAATGATATATGGTTAGTTTTATTTGCCAAGTCTTTTTATACTTGAATAGTCATCTGTTGCTTCCAGTAatagcagggcaggcagcatgcttcctcctgccctctacaaaggaaaacagagcaggaaTTAGTCATTGATTTAGATACACAGTGGTGTGCACTACATGTGAGCCGGCAGCCTGACAGCCAGATGCTGCAAAACTATTTAGCATCACTCCAGACTCCAGAGTGTACTTTAACTATGACATATTGGGAAAGTCTGCAGTAagttaaagagaaaagaacCATGCTTAGCAGCAGATATAACATTTTTTCACCCTACACACTGGGTGTGGAGTCATGCTGGGTGCTGACCAGGGTGACACTATTCACTGGATGGGCAATTAACAAAGCTGGGTTCAGACCTGGCAGTGGTACTGCTCTTGTTTAAATAAAGAGTTAAATTCGAATTTCAGCtcataaattttaagaaaagtcTCACAaggtcttgatttttttatgatGCATTCACAACAATTTCCCATTAGAAATGCCACAGTTCTGTGCCTCTTGCAACTGAAGTTTAAGATGATTGGGTAGGCTCTGAAACAGGACATATCTGCTGCACTGTATCTACTTTTACTGAACTCCTCCTCTAACTGCCTATGTGTTATATCTTATGACACAAAAAATATCTTCCCATGACCAGCCCAGTTCTAGTGGAGAATCTGGGGAGTGGCATTTGGAGATAAAACAGGGCCCACACCCTTCACACCTGCTGGATAAGCAGCTGCCCTGTGCTCTGCACaaccagccctgcctggccTTACCCACACTGAGATCCCTGCCACAGGGACACTGAGTGGGCATTACTTACAAAGCATGGAGGGTATGATAAGCAAATGACCTTTTTACATGGGAAGCCAAATACTGGCTACATGAAGGATGAGGTATGATACAGCATGAGTAAGACTTTAGGGAGCACAATAAATGCACTGCAGGGAATATGCAGACCTGAAAATTAAGTCCAGAGGATTCTGTCTGCCAAGCAGAACCCATGTTCCCCTAGCCTAGCATCAGACAGAGACCAAAAATATGAACAAACTAAAGCAATCTGGATCCTGTTTTGTTGTTCAGCTCTGGTAACTCATGTCCCCTGTGCTCTCCTCAAGTTAATGACAAGGAAACAAGCACAGGCAGAACAATATTAAACAGATTCATTTTGGCAAAGTTGCCATCCTCAAGGTTTTGTCACTTGATATACTTGCAATTCCTCTGTCACCTGTGCCCCAAGTACAAATTAAAGTTGTAATAagcaaataatctttttttcttaagtcaCCAATAATTTCTACTCAATCCCTGTGGCAGCCTAAAATTTTACCcatattaatttctgtgaaacTTGCTCTATGACAGAGCTTAAGGAAGCAGATGGTCAGAGCAGCTTCCATGGGCTCTTTCCTTAAATTTGTGCATCCTCCTTGAGCTGTGACCTGAGCAAAACAGGAGGCTTGGCTGTAAGCCAAGGGGCAGCCTCTAGGGATGCTACCTGATGCGACAACTACTCCCACCCAGGAGCAGTGATGTGAAGCAGTGGCTGTGAACCCTCTGAATGCTCTGGGTCAAAGCAGAAGAGACAGTTATGATCCAGAGACACATCCAGTAGCAGTGCCAAGTGCACAGTCACCAATGTGCACCCTGTTCTGGGAGGCTGCCCTCCTCTTCTGGGAGCTCCTGCCCTTCTGAGCCAGCCTGGCATCCCAAAGagtattttgcttttgaagGAACACAATTATTAAATGAAAGGTGTGAAACAGGGGAAACATAAATATAACCCCCTATAATCCCTTTTGGATGGGATTTTTAATGGATGGACATTTCTTACCCTGATTTCAATGCTTGTGTGCCTGCAAGCTTGTCTGCTTCCTCCATCTGCATCGACTGCTCTAGAAAGTTATCACCTCTCTTCACAAACTTCTGGGACCCCACCAGCAGAAAGTGGTGCCTCTCTGAACTCCTAAAAGAGCTTTCCATCCTTCCTCACCCCTTCCTGCAGCGGTCTACAATTTGCCGTGTGGGGGAACGAGCTCGGATATCTACAACCCGCACCGGGTGACATGGCGACGCTGATTGCCTTTTTGACATTGACGCCGAAGTAAATCCCCCGACCCCACAGTTCCTCTGTCGGAAAAGCGAAGACGCAGGCGGCTGTCCCGGCTCCAGACGTGGGGTGCCGGTGGTGACACCGGGGACGCGGGGCACCGGCAATGAGCTCCCGCCTGCGCTTCCCCCCGCCAGGGCCGGGCGGCGCTGGGGGCCGGGCGCTGCTGCCGTCGGGGAGGCACCGAGACACCGCCCACGGCAGGGGTGGCCTCGCGTGGGGCCGGGGACGGCTGCAGACTGCCGGAGCGCAGCGAGGTGAGCGCGTCACATCGGCAGCGCCCAGCCGGGATGAGCCGGACCGGGATGCGGGCTCCGCCGGCCGCCGAGGCGAGCCACCGCCGCATCCTTCATTGACAGCCCCCCGCCGCCCGCTGTCTCTTCCCGGGTCTCGGCGCGGAGCCGGCGGCTCCCGGGGCCAGCGCAGCCCATGGCCGGCTCGGCGCAGCCTCCGGTGGCGGCGGAGGACGGCGGCCCCGACGGCGGGTCGCTGGCTGGGGGCGGCGAGGCTTTCGGGGACCGCTCCCTCAGCCAGGGCTTGAGCGTGCTGGTGGGGCTGGCGCTCTGCGTGAccatgctggggctgggctgcgCCGTGGAGCTGGGGCAGCTAGGCCAGCAGCTGCGCCGGCCcgtggggctgctgctggcgcTGCTAGGGCAGTTCGTGGCCATGCCGCTGCTGGCCTTCCTCCTCGCCCTCATCTTCGCCCTGGACGAGGTGGCGGCCGTGGCTGTGCTCATCTGCGGCTGCTGTCCAGGGGGCAACCTCTCCAACCTCATGTCGGTGCTCGTCGACGGGGATATGAACCTCAGGTAGgagctccccctccccctcaGCCAGCCGGGGGAGGCTGCGGCGGTCCCGGGGCATGGGGAGGGATTGCTGGGCACTCACTGGCGGTGGTGCCAGGACGGACGCGGCTGGAAACCCCCAGCCTCgctctcctgcctctccagggCAGGGATGCGGGGATGTTCTTGCTGTCAGAATCGACCGGCCGGCTGCAGAGCCCCCTTCCCAAGGAGGTTGCGGTTTCCCGGGGCTGTCCCTCGGCCGGGCGGGCGGTGACCCGGTGTCTCTTTGTTTCCTCCGGCGCAGCATTATCATGACGGCCTCCTCTACACTGCTGGCCCTCTTCCTGATGCCCCTCTGCCTCTGGGTCTACAGCCGTCACTGGATCAACACGGCCctggtgcagctgctgcccctgggGGCGGTGAGCCTGACGCTGGGCAGCACCCTGCTGCCCATCGGCCTGGGGGTGCTCATCCGATACCGGCACCCCCGTGCTGCAGACCTCCTGGTGAAGGTAGGCATGGCCCCGGGAACGGGGGTGGCTGAGggggcagctgtgctggggaggatgACCGGGGATGGGAGCTTTGACAGCGGGTCCATGAGGGCAGCTCCGGCACCGTCTGGGAGGGGAATGAGTTGTGGGGCTGCAGGAACCTTTCCAGTCCCTTCAAACCGATGGTAGCTTCACACAGGCATATTCCCCTCCTTGGGTGGGATATAAGGATACAGATAGTCTTGACATAAAATGGCAGCACAGAGACGGAAAGTGAGAAGGGCAGGGTACCCCCCAGAGCACGGGAAGAAGGGCAGTGCAGCACTGCATTCCAGAAAGCTTCCAGGGCCTTGGAGCAGAGGCATTCCCTGGCAGCCTGCTCTCACTTTGCTCCCACTACACCCAGGGACTGCAAAACCAACCCACAGGCAAGGCGGCATTTTCTTAAAACATGCAAACAAATTAGCTTAATtacaaaagggaaagagaggtACAAGCCCTGTCTCTCTAGTTTCCCAGCAAATCACCCCAAAGCAAAATGATGGAGGGTGATCTCAGCTCCTTCCTATCCTGGCATATGATCAACCACCACCAAAGTCCTGAGCCAGGGACAAACCCTGTAAGGGAAGCACAACCATGGTCTGCAATTTAGAGTCGATCAATCATCTACCTGCTATGATCATTCTTTTAAACTAATAAACCCTGTGCTATTTATCAATGTCTGTATCTGTTGCCAGATTTCCCTATGGTCCCTCTTGGTGACTCTGGTGATCCTGTTCATCCTGACTGGGACCATGCTGGGCCCAGATCTGCTGGCACATATTCCTGCGTCTGTCTACACCATTGCAGTGCTGATGCCTCTAGCAGGGTATGCCTTGGGATATGGCTTAGCCACGGTCTTTAAAATGCCCCCACACTGCAGGAGAACGGTGTCTTTGGAAACAGGGTGCCAAAACGTCCAGCTCTGCACCGCCATCCTAAAACTCACCTTCCCCCCAGAGCTGATAGGGAGCATGTACATGTTTCCCTTGCTCTACGCGCTGTTTCAGTCAGCAGAAGCGGGACTCTTTGTGCTGGCGTAC
It includes:
- the SLC10A4 gene encoding sodium/bile acid cotransporter 4, yielding MAGSAQPPVAAEDGGPDGGSLAGGGEAFGDRSLSQGLSVLVGLALCVTMLGLGCAVELGQLGQQLRRPVGLLLALLGQFVAMPLLAFLLALIFALDEVAAVAVLICGCCPGGNLSNLMSVLVDGDMNLSIIMTASSTLLALFLMPLCLWVYSRHWINTALVQLLPLGAVSLTLGSTLLPIGLGVLIRYRHPRAADLLVKISLWSLLVTLVILFILTGTMLGPDLLAHIPASVYTIAVLMPLAGYALGYGLATVFKMPPHCRRTVSLETGCQNVQLCTAILKLTFPPELIGSMYMFPLLYALFQSAEAGLFVLAYKMYGRDRYKQDTLGEEEDTDISYKKLKEEEVPDTSYGTVTVEEHNSIQMEPTQTAL